In the Hymenobacter tibetensis genome, TGCATGTGAACTTCACGGAACTCGACATCGACGTGCTGCCCAACCCTAGCCGGCGCCAGGGAGCCGACATTGCCGAAAACTTTGCTGCCGATGCCAAATACAACGTGTATCCTACGGCCTTGCCTGATTCGGTGCAGCAAAAACTAGCTAAACGCTACGCCGACCTATTTGCCTTATTCCACAAGCACCGCGACGTTATTGACCGCATCACCCTGTGGGGCGTAACGGATGCCGACTCTTGGCTGAACGACTGGCCAATTAGAGGGCGCACCAGCTACCCATTGCTATTTGACCGCGCCTACCAGCCCAAGCCTGCTCTTCAGGCAGTACTGCAGACGGCGAAAAACAAGATGTAAGCCGCGGCAAGCGTGCATTGCTACAGAGTAACCGGTTGTCTTGGCCCTAGTTGAATTTCTTTTTACCAATTAGGTGCCTGACAAGCGTTGAATAGTAGCCAATTTTCGGTGCAGACCGTTGGGTCTTGGAACCGAACAATCGATTATCATGAAGCGTAATTTTTTGCTTTTCTCCACCTGCTTGCTGCCTCTTCTGAGCAGTGGCCAGACAACAGCCTTACAAAGCTTTCCGGTATCGGCAGTGCACTTGCTGGAAAGTCCGTTCCAGCAGGCGCAGCAGACCGACAAAGCCTACATGCTGGCCCTTAACCCCGACCGGCTACTAGCTCCCTACCAGGCGGAAGCGGGCATTCAGCCGAAGGCTGAGCGCTACGGCAACTGGGAAAACACGGGTCTGGATGGTCACATTGGCGGGCATTACTTGTCGGCGCTGGCGTTGATGTACGCCGCTACCGGTGATGCGCAGGTGCAGCAGCGCCTCACCTACATGATTGATGCGCTCGACGCCTGCCAGCAGAAAAATGGCAATGGCTACCTCGGTGGCATCCCCGGCGGCAAGGCTATGTGGCAGCAGGTGAAAGCCGGCAACATCAAGGCCAACAGCTTCGGGATGAACGAGAAGTGGGTGCCCTGGTACAACCTGCACAAAACCTACGCCGGCCTGCGCGACGCCTACCTAATTGGGGGCAACGCCAAGGCGAAAACCATGCTTGTTAAGCTGACTGATTGGTGCCTGGACCTCACGGCCAACCTCACCGACGCGCAAATTCAGGATATGCTGCGCAGTGAGCACGGGGGCCTAAACGAAGTGTTTGCCGATGTGGCCAGCATCACCGGCGACTCCAAGTACCTAACGTTGGCGCACCGCTTTTCGCACCGGGCGGTGCTGGAGCCGCTGTTGGGCGGCAAGGACGTGCTTAACGGTATGCACGCGAATACGCAAATTCCAAAAGTCATTGGGTTTGAGCGTATCGCGGAGGTAGGAGGGGATCCTACCTGGACCAACGCCGCCACTTTCTTCTGGAAAACGGTGGTGGAGAACCGCACGGTGTCAATTGGCGGCAACAGCGTGAGTGAGCACTTCAACCCGGCCGACAACTTCACGTCCATGCTCGAAAGCACGGAAGGCCCCGAGACGTGCAACACCTACAACATGCTCAAGCTCACCAAGCAGTTGTATCTCACCAGCGCCTCCACGCGCTACCTCGACTACTACGAGCGGGCTCTTTACAACCACATTCTCTCGTCGCAACATCCTGGCCAAGGCGGCTTTGTGTACTTCACACCCATGCGCCCGCGCCACTACCGCGTGTATTCCGAGCCGCAGGAAGGCTTCTGGTGCTGCGTCGGCTCGGGCCTGGAAAACCACGGCAAGTACGGCGAACTGGTGTACGCGCATCGCGCCGAGCAAGAGCTACTCGTGAATCTGTTTGTGCCCTCGCGCCTCAGTTGGGTTGAGCAGGGCCTCACCCTCACGCAGCAAACGACGTTTCCCTTCGAGGAACGCTCGCAGCTAGCGTTGAAGCTGAAAAAGCCGCGCACGTTTGCGCTTAGCATCCGCCAGCCCGGTTGGCTGCCGGCCGGTAAGATGGCGGTGCAGGTCAACGGTAAGCCGGTGGCCGCAACGGCTAGTTCGCCGGGCTACGCCACCGTCACGCGCAAGTGGCGCTCGGGCGACGTAGTGACGGTGGCACTGCCCATGGAAACCAAAGCGGAGTACCTGCCCGACCATTCGTCCTGGGTGTCCTTTGTGCACGGCCCGGTGGTACTGGCTGCCGTTACCGACACCACCGACCTAACCGGCTTGCGCGCCAACGGCCAGCGCATGGCGCACGTGCCAACCGGGCAGCTTTATCCCATTGAAGACGCCCCCGTGCTCGTTTCTACTAGCCAGAACGTAGCCGAAGGCATCAAGCCCGTAGCCGGACGGCCGCTGACATTCACCGCCGCTGGTCTAGTCGATTCCGACCACAACCGCAGCGTGCAGTTGGTGCCCTTCTACCAGATTCACGACGCGCGCTACATGGTGTACTGGCCCGTGACAACTCCTGAAGGCCTCGCCGCCCGCAAAGAAGAAATCCGCCGCCGCGACGCCGAGAAACGCGCCCTGGAGGCCCGCACCATTGATCAGGTAACGCCTGGGGAGCAGCAGCCGGAATCGGACCACGGCTTCCAAGGAGAGCAGTCCGAGACGGGCACCTTCCGCAACCGCCACTGGCGGCACGCCGCCGGCTGGTTTAGCTACAACCTGCGCAACCCCAACAAGGCGGGCCGCGCGCTCCGCGTCACGTATTCTGGGGGCGATAAAAACCGGCAGTTCACCATCTTAGTCAATGGCGCCCCCCTGGCGAAGGTAGCCCTCGAAGGTAATCCGCAACGTGAATTCTACGACGTGGAGTACGCCTTGCCCGAAGCCCTGCGCCGGAATGCTGCCACCACACTCATCGTAAAGTTCGTGGCGGCGGCGGGCTCCACGGCAGGCGGCGTCTACGACGTGCGGCTACTCAAATAAGGGGCGCCTGAGTAAGGCACCATTCCGATTAAACACTTCAGAACATCCACCCGAACCTACTAGCATGCTCTTAACGCGACTGAAGGTATTTCTTCCTGCCCTGGCAGCTCTGCTGCTGCAAAACGCCGCTTCTTCTGCTCAATCGATTGAGTTGGTAAACCCCATCATGACGGGTTTCTACCCCGATCCGAGCATCATTCGCGTCGGCACGGATTACTACCTGGTGAATTCCACGTTTTCCTACTTCCCCGGCATTCCGGTCATGCACAGCAAAGACCTGAAAAACTGGAAGCAGATCGGCAACGTCATCAGCCGGCCCTCCCAGATGAACTTCATGGGCGACCGGATGACCCGCGGGTTGTTTGCCCCGGCCATCGAGTACCACAACGGCACGTACTACGTCACCTGCACGCTCATCGACCACAAGGGCAACTTCGTGGTGACGGCCAAGAATCCCGCCGGCCCCTGGAGCGACCCAACTTTCCTACCCGAGGTACGCGGTATCGACCCCTCGCTGTACTTCGAAGGCGACAGAGCCTACGTTATCTACAACAGCGACCCACCCGGCACGCCCCTCTACGATGGCCACCGCTCCATTAAGATGATCGAGCTGAACCCGCAAACCCTGAAAACCGTGGGCGAAGCTAAAATTGTGGTCAACGGCGGCGTGGACCTGAGCAAGAAGCCCGTCTGGATTGAGGGCCCGCACCTCATGAAGCGCAACGACTGGTATTACCTCTACGCGGCTGAAGGCGGCACGTCGGTCAACCACACCGAGGTGGTATTCCGCAGCAAGGCGCCGCTGGGCCCGTTTGTGCCTTACGAGAAAAACCCTATCCTCTCGCAGCGCGAGCTGCCGAAGGACCGCAAAGACCCTATCACGTCGGCCGGGCACGCGCAGTTTGTGGAAGGTCCCGATGGCAAGACGTACGCTATTTTCCTGGCGGTGCGGCCCTATGAGGGCAACTTCTACAACACCGGGCGTGAGACCTTCATTGTGCCCGTGGAGTGGAAAGATGAGTGGCCCGTAATGGTGCCTGGCCCCAACGGGGTGCAGTACTCCTACAAAGCCAACTTCCCTGAGGTGAAGCAGCCCGGCGCCCGGCCACAGAGCGGCAACTTCAACTACACCCTCACCTTCGAGAAGCAGCTCGACCCCGCGTTGCTATTCCTGCGCACAGTCGATAGCACCAATTTTTCGCTAAGTAAGGCCAAGGGACTCACCTTGAAGCTGAAGCCTGAAACGGTGGCCGAAACCGGCAATCCGGCCTTCGTCGGCAAGCGCCAGCAGCACATGTACTGCACCACCGAAACCGAATTGACGTTCGCGCCGAAATCAG is a window encoding:
- a CDS encoding glycoside hydrolase family 127 protein, whose translation is MKRNFLLFSTCLLPLLSSGQTTALQSFPVSAVHLLESPFQQAQQTDKAYMLALNPDRLLAPYQAEAGIQPKAERYGNWENTGLDGHIGGHYLSALALMYAATGDAQVQQRLTYMIDALDACQQKNGNGYLGGIPGGKAMWQQVKAGNIKANSFGMNEKWVPWYNLHKTYAGLRDAYLIGGNAKAKTMLVKLTDWCLDLTANLTDAQIQDMLRSEHGGLNEVFADVASITGDSKYLTLAHRFSHRAVLEPLLGGKDVLNGMHANTQIPKVIGFERIAEVGGDPTWTNAATFFWKTVVENRTVSIGGNSVSEHFNPADNFTSMLESTEGPETCNTYNMLKLTKQLYLTSASTRYLDYYERALYNHILSSQHPGQGGFVYFTPMRPRHYRVYSEPQEGFWCCVGSGLENHGKYGELVYAHRAEQELLVNLFVPSRLSWVEQGLTLTQQTTFPFEERSQLALKLKKPRTFALSIRQPGWLPAGKMAVQVNGKPVAATASSPGYATVTRKWRSGDVVTVALPMETKAEYLPDHSSWVSFVHGPVVLAAVTDTTDLTGLRANGQRMAHVPTGQLYPIEDAPVLVSTSQNVAEGIKPVAGRPLTFTAAGLVDSDHNRSVQLVPFYQIHDARYMVYWPVTTPEGLAARKEEIRRRDAEKRALEARTIDQVTPGEQQPESDHGFQGEQSETGTFRNRHWRHAAGWFSYNLRNPNKAGRALRVTYSGGDKNRQFTILVNGAPLAKVALEGNPQREFYDVEYALPEALRRNAATTLIVKFVAAAGSTAGGVYDVRLLK
- a CDS encoding glycoside hydrolase family 43 protein, translated to MLLTRLKVFLPALAALLLQNAASSAQSIELVNPIMTGFYPDPSIIRVGTDYYLVNSTFSYFPGIPVMHSKDLKNWKQIGNVISRPSQMNFMGDRMTRGLFAPAIEYHNGTYYVTCTLIDHKGNFVVTAKNPAGPWSDPTFLPEVRGIDPSLYFEGDRAYVIYNSDPPGTPLYDGHRSIKMIELNPQTLKTVGEAKIVVNGGVDLSKKPVWIEGPHLMKRNDWYYLYAAEGGTSVNHTEVVFRSKAPLGPFVPYEKNPILSQRELPKDRKDPITSAGHAQFVEGPDGKTYAIFLAVRPYEGNFYNTGRETFIVPVEWKDEWPVMVPGPNGVQYSYKANFPEVKQPGARPQSGNFNYTLTFEKQLDPALLFLRTVDSTNFSLSKAKGLTLKLKPETVAETGNPAFVGKRQQHMYCTTETELTFAPKSANEKAGLTIFQDEKHFYYLCKSVDNGKPMLQLFKSTADAKQPELLAQAPLKSATASVQLRIQAQGDAYTFGFSENGKTWTVLKDKVDGKFLSTQVAGGFIGCVFGMYATSSGQPTTNTAAFKWLKYEGNDPVYKK